In the genome of Myxococcus stipitatus, one region contains:
- the accB gene encoding acetyl-CoA carboxylase biotin carboxyl carrier protein, giving the protein MATKRKSTRASAPASAPAPAASARDAGNTSLDVEALREIVNILEASDVTRLVWKRGEEKLFIRRGHAPETTIVHHAAPSAVPVAAAVEYAAPVAPRAAPVAAPTAPSAASAPVAEKAAEKPGHVVSSPFVGTFYRTPAPDQPAFVDVGSVVKKGQVLCIIEAMKLMNEIESEVSGRVAEILVENGRPVEFGQALFRIEPA; this is encoded by the coding sequence ATGGCAACCAAGCGCAAGTCGACCCGGGCGTCCGCGCCCGCCAGCGCGCCCGCTCCGGCGGCGAGCGCTCGGGACGCGGGCAACACCTCCCTGGACGTGGAGGCCCTGCGGGAAATCGTCAACATCCTGGAGGCCTCGGACGTGACGAGGCTGGTGTGGAAGCGCGGTGAGGAGAAGCTCTTCATCCGCCGTGGCCACGCCCCCGAGACCACCATCGTCCACCATGCGGCCCCCTCGGCCGTTCCGGTGGCGGCCGCCGTGGAGTACGCGGCGCCCGTCGCGCCGCGCGCCGCTCCCGTGGCCGCGCCGACGGCGCCCTCGGCGGCTTCGGCTCCCGTGGCCGAGAAGGCCGCCGAGAAGCCTGGCCACGTGGTGTCCAGCCCCTTCGTCGGCACGTTCTACCGGACGCCGGCGCCGGACCAGCCCGCCTTCGTGGACGTGGGCTCCGTGGTGAAGAAGGGCCAGGTTCTCTGCATCATCGAAGCGATGAAGCTGATGAACGAAATCGAGTCCGAGGTCTCCGGCCGCGTGGCCGAAATCCTCGTGGAGAACGGCCGGCCGGTGGAGTTTGGCCAGGCCCTGTTCCGCATCGAGCCAGCCTGA
- the efp gene encoding elongation factor P: MAGVIDTSEFHNGMKIEIDGEPFVIEYFQHVKPGKGSSFTRTKIRSLISGRVLQPTMKSGDKVGKPDIEDKGMQYLYEQGGDYYFMDTRTYDQTFLSGEVLGDAKNFLKENVNVDIMFFNGKAIGVSLPNSVDLKVTKCDPGVRGDTVSGALKPATLETGFVVNVPLFINEGDVLKIDTRDGGKYLTRVAVGG; encoded by the coding sequence ATGGCCGGTGTCATCGATACGTCCGAGTTTCACAATGGTATGAAGATCGAGATCGACGGCGAGCCGTTCGTCATCGAGTATTTCCAGCATGTGAAGCCGGGCAAGGGATCTTCGTTCACCCGCACCAAGATTCGCAGCCTGATCTCGGGCCGCGTCCTTCAGCCGACGATGAAGTCGGGTGACAAGGTGGGCAAGCCGGACATCGAAGATAAGGGCATGCAGTACCTGTACGAGCAGGGTGGCGACTACTACTTCATGGATACTCGCACCTACGACCAGACCTTCCTCAGCGGAGAGGTCCTGGGCGATGCGAAGAACTTCCTGAAGGAGAACGTCAACGTCGACATCATGTTCTTCAACGGGAAGGCCATCGGCGTGTCGCTGCCCAACTCGGTGGACCTCAAGGTCACCAAGTGCGACCCGGGCGTTCGTGGCGACACCGTGTCCGGTGCCCTGAAGCCCGCGACCCTGGAGACCGGGTTCGTGGTCAACGTCCCCCTCTTCATCAACGAGGGTGATGTCCTCAAGATCGACACGCGCGACGGTGGCAAGTACCTCACCCGCGTGGCCGTGGGCGGTTAG